In a genomic window of Pseudomonas mohnii:
- a CDS encoding NAD(P)/FAD-dependent oxidoreductase translates to MTPAQPVAQAPFPAEKAVVVGGGIVGVCCALYLQREGYAVTLIDPAAAGDSTAKWSCGQMAVSEVIPLSKPGILKKIPGWLLDQKGPLALRPGALPGILPWFLRFLACARHSKIVEIAEDMATLTHQVYEDYGPLLAACPDKSLMGQRPIIELFDTPAGLEHEREHLALRQALGFKSEVLDAAAISDLEPSLAGKFSHGLLFPDWRAVSDTKGFIAALTQSFLDQGGARVRGQVKRIDEVADRASGVTLADGQRYAADQVVIAAGTGSRQFFGQLGAQVPLAGIAGYQVLLPTPGVEIRHSVIYADGGFCFSPMSRGLQIGGTIEFAGPNAEPNFKRADIILEKARKILPRLQLDKVEYGVGYRPFLPDTKPVIDRSSRVANVFLAFGHGQLGLTLGATTGRLITDLVVGRKPAQDLTPFSAQRFALVGGHA, encoded by the coding sequence ATGACGCCTGCACAGCCCGTTGCACAAGCACCCTTTCCCGCAGAGAAGGCTGTGGTGGTCGGCGGTGGCATCGTCGGCGTCTGTTGTGCCCTGTACCTGCAACGCGAAGGCTATGCCGTGACGCTGATCGACCCGGCCGCGGCGGGCGACAGCACCGCCAAATGGAGTTGCGGGCAAATGGCGGTCAGCGAAGTGATTCCGCTGTCCAAGCCCGGCATCCTGAAAAAAATCCCCGGCTGGTTGCTCGACCAGAAGGGGCCGCTGGCGCTCAGGCCCGGCGCCTTGCCCGGCATCTTGCCGTGGTTCCTGCGCTTTCTGGCCTGTGCCCGGCATTCGAAGATCGTCGAGATCGCCGAAGACATGGCGACCCTGACGCACCAGGTCTACGAGGACTATGGACCCTTGTTGGCGGCTTGCCCGGACAAGAGCCTGATGGGGCAACGGCCGATCATCGAGTTGTTCGATACACCGGCAGGCCTGGAACACGAACGCGAGCATCTGGCATTGCGCCAGGCACTGGGTTTCAAATCCGAAGTGCTGGACGCGGCGGCCATCTCGGACCTCGAACCGTCGTTGGCCGGCAAGTTCAGCCATGGCCTGCTGTTTCCAGACTGGCGCGCGGTCAGCGATACCAAAGGTTTTATTGCCGCATTGACGCAAAGTTTTCTCGATCAGGGCGGCGCGCGCGTGCGTGGCCAGGTCAAGCGCATCGATGAGGTAGCCGACCGTGCCAGCGGCGTCACCCTCGCCGATGGCCAACGCTATGCGGCTGATCAGGTGGTGATCGCCGCCGGCACGGGCTCGCGACAGTTTTTCGGGCAGCTCGGTGCGCAGGTTCCACTGGCCGGCATCGCCGGTTATCAGGTGTTGCTGCCCACCCCCGGCGTGGAGATTCGCCATTCGGTGATTTATGCCGATGGCGGGTTCTGCTTCAGCCCGATGTCCCGTGGTTTGCAGATTGGCGGCACCATCGAATTCGCCGGCCCGAACGCCGAGCCGAATTTCAAGCGCGCCGACATCATTCTCGAGAAAGCCCGAAAAATTCTTCCCCGGTTGCAACTGGACAAGGTCGAGTACGGCGTCGGCTATCGACCGTTTCTGCCCGACACCAAACCGGTGATCGATCGCAGCAGCCGGGTGGCGAACGTGTTCCTCGCGTTCGGCCACGGCCAGCTCGGCCTGACGCTGGGTGCAACCACCGGACGACTCATCACTGACCTGGTTGTCGGGCGCAAACCCGCCCAGGACCTGACCCCTTTCAGCGCCCAGCGCTTTGCCCTTGTTGGAGGCCATGCATGA
- a CDS encoding aldehyde dehydrogenase family protein: MKSFDQLYIDGQWVRPKNGGAFDTIDPSDESVITQVAAATAEDIDLAVSAARRAFDDGPWPQMTGAERATILRAIANGIRQRQDELAGLEVRDNGKPLPEAQWDIADTAGCFDFYADLAEGLDGHREQNIALADERFTSIARKEPVGVAGAIIPWNFPMLMAAWKVAPALAAGCCMVLKPSELTPLTALELADIAHQAGLPAGVLNVVTGLGPEAGAPLSEHPGIDKLAFTGSVPTGTRIMQAAARDIKNISLELGGKSPFIIFDDSDIEAAVEWIMFGIFWNQGQVCSATSRVLVQRDLYEPLLKRLVEQTERVSIGHGMDEGVLLGPLVSRGQYDKVLAAIARGREEGATLLTGGTRPAHCEKGYFLTPAIFADVPQDSWIWKEEIFGPVVCVRPFDDEADAVRSANDSRFGLAAAVMSRDSARAERVARRLRAGIVWVNCSQPTFTEAPWGGYKQSGIGRELGEWGLNNYLETKQITRYDSEQPWGWYIK; the protein is encoded by the coding sequence ATGAAATCCTTTGACCAGCTCTACATCGACGGCCAGTGGGTTCGCCCCAAAAATGGCGGCGCCTTTGACACGATCGACCCGAGCGATGAGTCGGTGATCACCCAGGTCGCGGCGGCCACCGCAGAAGACATCGACCTGGCCGTCAGTGCCGCACGCCGGGCATTTGATGACGGTCCCTGGCCACAAATGACCGGGGCCGAGCGCGCGACGATTCTGCGGGCCATCGCCAACGGCATTCGCCAGCGCCAGGACGAACTGGCCGGGCTTGAGGTGCGCGACAACGGCAAGCCGTTGCCCGAAGCCCAGTGGGACATTGCCGATACCGCAGGCTGCTTTGACTTTTATGCTGATCTGGCCGAAGGCCTGGACGGTCATCGTGAGCAGAACATTGCGCTGGCCGATGAACGCTTCACCTCCATTGCACGCAAGGAGCCAGTGGGCGTTGCCGGGGCGATCATTCCCTGGAACTTCCCGATGCTGATGGCTGCCTGGAAAGTCGCACCGGCACTGGCCGCCGGCTGCTGCATGGTGCTCAAGCCGTCGGAACTGACACCGCTGACTGCCCTGGAACTGGCGGACATCGCCCATCAGGCCGGTTTGCCTGCCGGTGTACTCAACGTGGTCACCGGCCTCGGCCCGGAGGCCGGCGCCCCTCTGAGCGAGCATCCCGGTATCGACAAACTGGCCTTTACCGGCAGCGTGCCAACCGGAACGAGGATCATGCAGGCCGCCGCCCGCGACATCAAAAACATCAGCCTGGAACTGGGGGGCAAGTCGCCTTTCATCATCTTCGACGACAGCGATATCGAAGCCGCGGTCGAATGGATCATGTTCGGCATTTTCTGGAACCAGGGCCAGGTGTGTTCGGCGACTTCAAGGGTGCTGGTCCAGCGCGATCTGTATGAGCCGCTGCTCAAGCGGCTGGTGGAGCAGACCGAGCGCGTCAGTATCGGCCATGGCATGGACGAAGGCGTGCTGCTTGGCCCGTTGGTCAGTCGTGGTCAGTACGACAAGGTACTGGCGGCCATCGCCCGTGGCCGGGAGGAGGGCGCGACGCTGCTCACCGGCGGTACGCGTCCGGCCCATTGCGAAAAAGGCTACTTCCTGACCCCGGCGATTTTTGCCGACGTGCCGCAGGACAGCTGGATCTGGAAAGAAGAAATCTTCGGCCCGGTGGTGTGTGTACGTCCCTTCGATGACGAAGCCGATGCCGTGCGCAGCGCCAACGACTCGCGCTTCGGCCTCGCGGCTGCCGTGATGTCCCGGGACAGTGCCCGTGCCGAACGTGTCGCCCGCCGACTGCGAGCGGGCATCGTCTGGGTCAATTGCTCCCAACCGACCTTCACCGAGGCCCCTTGGGGCGGCTACAAGCAAAGCGGTATCGGGCGCGAACTGGGCGAGTGGGGCTTGAACAATTACCTGGAAACCAAGCAGATCACCCGCTACGACAGCGAGCAGCCCTGGGGCTGGTACATCAAGTAA
- a CDS encoding dihydrodipicolinate synthase family protein, with protein MTQLKGILPALVTPFDKAGNVNYDMLGNIIEFQLKAGVTGFVPLGSTGEYYALTNQERRQILSTVREVVGDRGVLIAGANGSCTREVIEQVKQTRDAGYTNLLIAPPYYALPSQDELIGHYQAILDAAPDINVVLYNYPVRTNVEVGFTVLDAFKDNKRVIAIKESSGNLLRAIEIGNTYKDNYQLSCGSDDQALDFFLWGASSWICGPANCLTQQVCDFYSKYTRGDLTGAQDIVRSLFPVLADMESGKFIQKVKYGCELAGFDAGAARMPLQPLTSDEKASFRKAFEVALG; from the coding sequence ATGACTCAACTCAAAGGCATCCTGCCTGCTCTGGTCACACCGTTCGACAAGGCCGGCAACGTCAATTACGACATGCTGGGCAACATCATCGAGTTTCAACTCAAGGCGGGCGTCACGGGCTTCGTGCCGCTGGGTTCCACCGGTGAGTACTACGCGCTGACCAATCAGGAGCGACGGCAGATTCTGTCCACCGTGCGCGAAGTGGTGGGGGACCGTGGGGTGTTGATCGCCGGTGCCAATGGCTCCTGCACCCGCGAGGTGATCGAGCAGGTGAAGCAGACCCGCGACGCCGGCTACACCAACCTGCTGATCGCGCCGCCTTACTACGCACTGCCATCCCAGGACGAGCTGATCGGTCACTACCAGGCCATTCTCGACGCCGCGCCCGACATCAATGTGGTGCTGTACAACTACCCGGTGCGAACCAACGTCGAAGTCGGCTTTACCGTGCTGGACGCTTTCAAGGACAACAAGCGCGTGATCGCGATCAAGGAAAGCAGCGGCAACCTGCTGCGCGCCATCGAGATCGGCAACACCTACAAGGACAACTATCAACTGTCGTGCGGTTCCGACGATCAGGCGCTGGACTTCTTCCTGTGGGGCGCCAGCAGCTGGATCTGTGGCCCGGCCAACTGCCTGACGCAGCAGGTCTGTGATTTCTACAGCAAATACACCCGTGGCGACCTGACCGGTGCCCAGGACATCGTGCGTTCGCTGTTCCCGGTACTGGCGGACATGGAGTCGGGCAAGTTCATCCAGAAGGTCAAGTACGGCTGTGAGCTGGCAGGTTTCGATGCCGGCGCCGCGCGCATGCCGCTGCAACCGCTGACCAGCGACGAGAAGGCCAGCTTCCGCAAGGCTTTCGAAGTGGCGCTGGGTTAA
- a CDS encoding 4-hydroxyproline epimerase, producing MTRHVFNSIEGHTEGMPVRMVIAGAPALNGRTMSERREHFMADFDWIRRSLMLEPRGHSHMSGTIFYPPLRADSDFSLLFIETSGCLPMCGHATLGSITFALEAGLIEPKVPGTVVVDVPAGQIHATYVRDGDKVSAVRFTNVPSFLLHRDLLLDFPPLGLLKVDIAYGGNFYPIVEVQANFPGCEHFSPQQLLEWGREMQDLVNRTVDVVHPENPAIRGVKHCMWTGAPLSAQSQGRAVVIAGASLIDRSPCGTGSSARVAQRFARGWLAEEGAYRHESLIGSFFVGRVAQTLQLEDGSAAIRPSIEGRAWITGRAEFIVDDTQPWWDGFSLEDYAAPASAQETSL from the coding sequence ATGACTCGACACGTTTTCAACAGTATCGAAGGCCATACCGAAGGCATGCCCGTACGCATGGTGATCGCCGGAGCCCCAGCCCTCAACGGCCGGACCATGAGCGAGCGGCGCGAACACTTCATGGCCGATTTCGACTGGATTCGCCGTAGCCTGATGCTTGAACCGCGCGGTCACTCGCACATGTCGGGCACGATTTTCTACCCGCCGTTGCGCGCCGACAGCGACTTCAGCCTGCTGTTTATCGAGACTTCCGGCTGTTTGCCCATGTGCGGGCATGCCACGCTGGGCTCGATTACCTTTGCCCTGGAGGCCGGTCTGATCGAGCCGAAAGTCCCGGGCACCGTGGTGGTGGATGTGCCGGCGGGGCAGATCCATGCGACTTATGTACGCGACGGCGACAAGGTCAGTGCGGTGCGTTTCACTAACGTTCCATCGTTCTTGCTGCACCGTGATCTGCTTCTCGACTTCCCGCCCCTGGGGTTGCTGAAGGTCGACATCGCCTATGGCGGCAACTTCTACCCGATTGTCGAGGTGCAAGCCAATTTCCCGGGCTGCGAACATTTCAGCCCGCAGCAACTGCTGGAATGGGGCCGGGAGATGCAGGATCTGGTCAACCGGACGGTTGACGTGGTTCACCCGGAAAACCCGGCCATCAGGGGCGTCAAGCATTGCATGTGGACCGGCGCGCCGTTGTCCGCACAATCCCAGGGCCGGGCCGTGGTGATTGCCGGGGCGAGCCTGATCGATCGTTCGCCGTGCGGCACCGGCAGTTCGGCCCGGGTCGCCCAGCGCTTTGCCCGTGGCTGGCTGGCTGAAGAGGGTGCCTATCGCCATGAAAGCCTGATCGGCAGTTTTTTCGTCGGCCGCGTGGCCCAGACCCTGCAATTGGAAGACGGCAGTGCCGCGATTCGCCCCAGTATTGAAGGAAGGGCATGGATCACCGGGCGTGCCGAGTTTATTGTCGACGACACCCAACCCTGGTGGGACGGCTTCAGTCTGGAAGATTATGCCGCTCCAGCCTCTGCTCAAGAGACTTCCCTATGA
- a CDS encoding MarR family winged helix-turn-helix transcriptional regulator has product MKSTEKTSALDLKLSDFLCFAVYSANLAFGKAYKPMLERLGLTYTQYITLVALWEEDNQTVGSLGEKLFLESNTLTPILKKLEAMGYLLRQRDPEDERQVRISLTKEGRKLREGLSEESFPQTGLDPDDFVQMQKAIVKLRGNLIRTTKDRD; this is encoded by the coding sequence ATGAAATCCACTGAAAAGACATCTGCACTGGACCTGAAGCTTTCCGACTTCCTGTGCTTTGCGGTCTATTCTGCAAACCTGGCCTTCGGCAAGGCTTACAAGCCTATGCTCGAACGGCTCGGCCTGACCTATACGCAGTACATCACCCTCGTTGCGCTGTGGGAGGAAGACAACCAGACTGTTGGTAGCCTTGGCGAAAAGCTATTCCTTGAATCCAATACCCTCACTCCGATCCTGAAGAAGTTGGAAGCGATGGGCTATTTGTTGCGTCAGCGTGACCCGGAAGACGAGCGGCAAGTGAGGATCAGCCTGACAAAAGAGGGGCGAAAACTACGTGAAGGTCTGTCGGAAGAAAGTTTCCCGCAAACCGGTCTTGATCCAGACGACTTTGTGCAAATGCAGAAGGCAATCGTGAAATTGCGGGGCAATCTTATCCGTACGACGAAAGACAGGGACTAA
- a CDS encoding proline racemase family protein produces MRWKKTLQMADVHCEGEIGKVITGGVIDIPGKTMLDKMNYINEVDDSLRRLVILEPRGCLQMSVNLLLPPTRPEAQAGFIVLQADKAHPMSGSNCICVVTALLELGMLEMVEPVTTVVLDTPAGLVTARARCADGRCQSVSLDMVPSFVEQLDVPIETADFGVIKADIAFGGVYYALVDVDQIGLSIAPENARELATQGVRLKGLINQQVKVSHPLFKALDEVAYVMFRHRVDRLTYQTCTTLPPGRVDRSPCGTGSSANLATLSARNLVEVGDALTSRSTIGGEFQVELLGLTTVGGKPAVLPRVTGRAWIYGLHQIGLDPDDPLAAGFMLSDTWGEGF; encoded by the coding sequence ATGCGCTGGAAAAAGACGCTGCAAATGGCTGACGTGCATTGTGAAGGCGAGATCGGCAAGGTCATCACCGGCGGAGTCATCGATATCCCCGGCAAGACCATGCTCGACAAGATGAACTACATCAACGAAGTCGACGACAGCCTGCGGCGCCTGGTGATTCTGGAGCCGCGCGGTTGCCTGCAGATGTCGGTGAACCTGCTATTGCCGCCGACCCGGCCCGAAGCCCAGGCCGGTTTTATCGTGCTACAGGCGGACAAGGCGCACCCCATGTCCGGCAGCAACTGCATTTGTGTTGTCACCGCCTTGCTGGAACTGGGGATGCTGGAGATGGTCGAGCCCGTGACCACGGTGGTGCTCGACACTCCGGCGGGCCTGGTGACCGCCCGTGCCCGGTGCGCGGACGGGCGCTGTCAGAGCGTTTCGCTGGATATGGTGCCGTCCTTTGTCGAGCAACTGGATGTGCCGATCGAGACCGCGGACTTTGGTGTGATCAAGGCCGACATTGCCTTCGGTGGTGTCTACTACGCGCTGGTGGACGTTGACCAGATCGGCCTCAGCATTGCCCCCGAGAATGCCCGTGAACTGGCCACTCAAGGCGTGCGCCTCAAAGGCTTGATCAATCAGCAGGTGAAGGTGAGCCACCCGTTGTTCAAGGCGCTCGACGAGGTGGCGTATGTGATGTTCCGCCACCGTGTGGATCGGCTCACCTACCAGACCTGTACCACGCTGCCTCCGGGGCGGGTCGACCGCTCGCCCTGTGGCACGGGCAGTTCGGCGAACCTGGCGACCTTGAGCGCACGCAACCTGGTCGAAGTGGGGGATGCACTCACCTCGCGCTCGACCATTGGCGGCGAGTTTCAGGTCGAACTGCTGGGGCTGACGACTGTGGGCGGTAAACCGGCGGTGTTGCCCAGGGTCACCGGGCGGGCCTGGATCTATGGGCTGCACCAGATCGGCCTCGATCCCGACGACCCGTTGGCGGCCGGTTTTATGCTGAGTGATACCTGGGGTGAGGGTTTCTAA
- a CDS encoding GntR family transcriptional regulator: protein MSKETTEATSGAKRHGGRYIYEELRKQILTLKLKPGVPLDEVSLAAQFGLSRSPVRDALARLISEGLVTILPNRTLLVTPFEIEEFPNYISALDLIQRAVTRLAALHRTDEDLVRIRAADAAYLDAVSAGDFQAMSETNKALHMAIAEAGKNPYFISYYEKLLGEGQRLLHLHFDYIVSTASAPIGRDHDEIVDAIQARNADDAEKAAHEHTMLFQRRFLAYLQQNLTAKMSVG, encoded by the coding sequence ATGAGCAAAGAAACGACTGAAGCGACCAGCGGTGCCAAACGCCATGGCGGTCGCTACATCTACGAAGAATTGCGCAAGCAGATCCTGACGCTGAAGCTCAAGCCGGGCGTGCCGCTGGACGAGGTTTCCCTGGCCGCACAGTTCGGGCTGTCCCGCTCGCCGGTGCGTGATGCGCTTGCCCGTCTGATCAGCGAGGGCCTGGTCACCATCCTGCCGAACCGCACGCTGTTGGTGACCCCCTTCGAAATCGAAGAATTCCCCAACTACATTTCGGCCCTGGACCTGATCCAGCGTGCAGTGACCCGCCTGGCGGCCCTGCACCGTACCGATGAAGACCTGGTGCGTATCCGCGCCGCCGACGCGGCCTATCTGGATGCCGTCAGTGCCGGGGACTTCCAGGCGATGTCCGAAACCAACAAGGCATTGCACATGGCGATTGCCGAGGCCGGGAAGAACCCGTACTTCATCAGTTACTACGAGAAGCTGTTGGGCGAAGGACAGCGCCTGCTGCACCTGCACTTCGACTACATCGTCAGTACGGCTAGCGCCCCCATCGGCCGCGACCACGATGAAATCGTCGATGCCATACAGGCGCGTAATGCTGACGACGCAGAAAAGGCCGCGCACGAGCACACGATGCTGTTCCAGCGACGCTTCCTGGCGTACCTGCAACAGAACCTGACCGCGAAGATGTCGGTGGGTTGA
- a CDS encoding amino acid ABC transporter permease codes for MNLDFTVVFSYWQALLQGLALTLVFTVGCAIMGSLCGFLLSLLRASRSRWLSVPAGLYVELFRGTPLLIQLFWVFFCFPVVFGIDIPPYVSVLLALTLYMTAITSETFRGALKSIPGEQHDACVALGLASWNKTVFVVFPQALLRGIPPLLSNVVSLFKESALISSVGIADLMFVGQNISNSTARPVEFLSAVAVIYFLVAFPLTRLVSVVETRMLRRYAY; via the coding sequence ATGAATCTTGATTTCACCGTGGTGTTTTCGTATTGGCAGGCCTTGCTGCAAGGGCTCGCATTGACCCTGGTGTTCACCGTGGGGTGCGCAATCATGGGCAGCCTGTGCGGGTTTCTGCTGAGCCTGTTGCGGGCCTCGCGCAGCCGCTGGTTGAGCGTCCCGGCCGGCCTGTATGTGGAGTTGTTCCGCGGTACGCCACTGCTGATCCAGCTGTTCTGGGTGTTTTTCTGTTTTCCGGTGGTGTTCGGTATCGACATCCCGCCCTACGTGTCGGTGTTGCTGGCACTGACCCTGTACATGACCGCGATCACCAGCGAGACCTTCCGGGGCGCGCTCAAGTCGATACCCGGCGAACAGCATGACGCCTGCGTCGCATTGGGCCTGGCCTCGTGGAATAAAACGGTGTTCGTGGTGTTCCCCCAGGCTTTGCTGCGAGGCATTCCGCCGCTGCTGTCCAACGTGGTTTCACTGTTCAAGGAAAGCGCGCTGATTTCCTCGGTGGGCATCGCCGACCTGATGTTCGTCGGCCAGAACATTTCCAACAGCACGGCCCGGCCGGTCGAGTTTCTCTCGGCGGTGGCGGTCATCTATTTCCTCGTGGCGTTCCCGCTGACCCGACTGGTCAGCGTGGTCGAGACGCGGATGCTGCGTCGTTATGCGTACTAA
- the pcaH gene encoding protocatechuate 3,4-dioxygenase subunit beta: MSDAHDSRFVIRDRNWHPKALTPDYKTSILRSPRQALVSIPQSLSETSGPDFSHLKMGQHDNDLLLNFNHGGLPIGERIIVAGRVCDQHGKPIPHTLVEMWQANAGGRYRHKKDSYLAPLDPNFGGVGRALTDRDGNYSFRTVKPGPYPWRNGPNDWRPAHIHVSISGPSIATRLITQLYFEGDPLIPMCPIVKSISNHEAVQSLIARLDMSMANPMDCLAYRFDIVLRGQRKTHFENR, translated from the coding sequence ATGTCTGATGCGCACGACAGCCGCTTCGTCATTCGTGACCGTAACTGGCATCCAAAGGCCCTGACCCCCGACTACAAGACGTCGATCCTGCGCTCCCCGCGCCAGGCATTGGTGAGCATTCCCCAATCCCTGTCGGAAACCAGCGGTCCGGACTTTTCCCATTTGAAGATGGGTCAGCACGATAACGATCTGCTGTTGAACTTCAATCACGGTGGCCTGCCCATTGGCGAACGCATCATTGTCGCCGGTCGCGTGTGTGATCAGCATGGCAAGCCGATTCCCCATACCCTGGTGGAAATGTGGCAAGCCAACGCCGGTGGCCGTTACCGGCACAAGAAGGACAGCTACCTGGCCCCGCTCGACCCGAATTTCGGCGGTGTCGGCCGTGCGCTGACCGACCGCGATGGCAACTACAGCTTCCGTACCGTCAAACCCGGTCCCTACCCTTGGCGCAACGGCCCCAACGACTGGCGGCCAGCCCATATCCATGTCTCCATCAGCGGCCCGTCCATTGCGACGCGGTTGATTACCCAGCTGTATTTCGAAGGTGATCCGCTGATCCCCATGTGCCCGATCGTCAAATCGATCTCGAATCATGAAGCGGTGCAGAGCTTGATCGCCAGACTGGACATGAGCATGGCCAATCCAATGGATTGCCTGGCTTATCGTTTTGATATCGTCCTGCGCGGCCAGCGCAAGACCCACTTCGAAAACCGCTGA
- the pcaG gene encoding protocatechuate 3,4-dioxygenase subunit alpha produces MPVQLLPETPSQTAGPYVHIGLALEAAGNAPREQEIWNDMAKPGAPGEHILLLGHVYDGNGHLIRDAFLEFWQANHDGVYDSAYDLEKPFNCFGRTATTDVGEWTINTVKPGVVKNAAGVAMASHINVSLFARGINIHLQTRLYFDDEPQANAVDPVLNLIEQPQRRESLIARRCTVDGKLAYRFDIHVQGEAETVFFDF; encoded by the coding sequence ATGCCCGTTCAACTTCTGCCTGAAACCCCGTCGCAAACGGCCGGCCCCTATGTGCACATCGGCCTGGCCCTGGAGGCTGCCGGCAATGCGCCGCGCGAACAGGAAATCTGGAACGACATGGCCAAGCCTGGCGCGCCAGGTGAGCACATTTTACTGCTGGGCCACGTTTATGACGGTAACGGCCACCTGATTCGTGACGCGTTCCTGGAGTTCTGGCAGGCCAATCACGATGGCGTCTATGACAGCGCTTACGACCTGGAAAAACCGTTCAACTGTTTTGGCCGTACCGCCACGACCGATGTCGGTGAATGGACGATCAACACCGTGAAACCCGGCGTGGTGAAAAACGCCGCGGGCGTTGCCATGGCCTCGCACATCAACGTGTCGCTGTTTGCCCGGGGTATCAACATCCACTTGCAGACCCGGCTGTACTTCGACGACGAACCCCAGGCGAATGCCGTGGACCCGGTACTGAATCTGATCGAACAACCCCAGCGGCGCGAATCGCTGATTGCCAGGCGCTGCACGGTTGACGGGAAGCTGGCCTACCGGTTCGATATTCACGTTCAAGGTGAAGCGGAAACCGTGTTCTTCGACTTCTGA
- a CDS encoding Ohr family peroxiredoxin: protein MSKIEKVLATGKTHTTFSGADTTLRGHNGNLDIELSSPGSAQPAHVFAAIQPHPKAEQLFAGAWSACYTAAVGLVAQERNIVLPADMAVDIEVDLGQTGPAYFLQARLTLRVPGLAHDVATELAHIADSICPYSKATRGNIDVTLNVMTA, encoded by the coding sequence ATGAGCAAGATTGAAAAAGTACTGGCGACTGGCAAAACACACACCACCTTCAGCGGTGCCGACACGACCTTGCGCGGCCATAACGGCAACCTCGATATCGAACTGTCATCACCCGGTTCGGCCCAGCCAGCCCATGTATTCGCCGCCATCCAGCCGCACCCGAAAGCCGAGCAATTGTTCGCCGGAGCCTGGTCGGCCTGTTACACCGCAGCGGTCGGCCTGGTGGCCCAGGAACGCAACATCGTGTTGCCGGCGGATATGGCTGTCGACATCGAAGTGGACCTGGGCCAGACGGGTCCGGCCTACTTCCTCCAAGCTCGACTGACCCTGCGCGTGCCGGGTCTGGCACACGATGTCGCCACCGAACTGGCACACATCGCCGACTCTATCTGCCCGTACTCCAAAGCCACACGCGGCAATATCGACGTAACCCTGAACGTAATGACGGCGTGA
- a CDS encoding Ohr family peroxiredoxin has product MSKIEKVLVTGKTHTTHNSAGYTSRGHNGSLDITLSSPGSARPEHEFTAVQPHPKAEQLFAGAWSACYIAAVGLAAQQMKVTLPTDTAVDIEVDLGQTGPAYFLQARLTLRVPGLDHGVATELAHNADQICPYSKATRGNIDVAINVLTA; this is encoded by the coding sequence ATGAGCAAGATTGAAAAAGTACTGGTCACCGGCAAAACCCATACTACCCACAACAGCGCGGGCTACACATCGCGCGGTCATAACGGTAGCCTCGACATCACGCTATCTTCGCCGGGAAGTGCCAGGCCGGAACACGAATTCACTGCTGTCCAGCCGCACCCGAAAGCCGAGCAATTGTTCGCCGGGGCCTGGTCGGCCTGCTACATCGCAGCGGTGGGGTTGGCTGCCCAGCAGATGAAGGTGACACTGCCGACCGACACGGCCGTCGACATCGAGGTTGATCTGGGCCAGACCGGGCCAGCCTACTTCCTCCAGGCCCGACTGACCCTGCGGGTGCCAGGTTTGGATCACGGTGTCGCGACTGAACTGGCCCATAACGCCGATCAAATCTGCCCGTACTCCAAGGCGACACGCGGCAATATTGATGTCGCTATCAACGTTCTCACCGCATAA
- a CDS encoding MAPEG family protein produces the protein MSTVLSTYALCVVVLFFKMLAISCYQGFYRISRLTFKNPEDARLVGRTSSAEELPQVIRGQQAWLNDLENIPLFFALGALSLALDTPAGLTAWLFCLFTAARVTHTLTYLARWQPWRTIAYAVGVGCLVGLAGMIVSILINRAGALG, from the coding sequence ATGAGCACGGTTTTATCGACTTATGCGCTGTGTGTGGTTGTCCTGTTTTTCAAGATGCTCGCCATTTCCTGCTATCAAGGGTTCTATCGAATCAGTCGTTTGACGTTCAAAAACCCTGAAGATGCGAGGCTCGTCGGCCGGACCTCCAGTGCAGAGGAACTCCCCCAAGTCATCAGAGGCCAACAGGCATGGCTGAATGATCTCGAGAATATTCCCCTGTTTTTCGCATTGGGTGCACTCTCGCTAGCGCTCGATACACCCGCCGGGCTCACTGCCTGGCTGTTTTGCCTCTTCACCGCCGCGCGCGTGACGCACACCCTGACCTACCTGGCCCGTTGGCAACCGTGGCGTACGATTGCCTACGCTGTCGGCGTCGGCTGTCTGGTGGGATTGGCGGGAATGATTGTTTCGATCTTGATCAACCGCGCGGGTGCACTTGGTTGA